In the Kaistella sp. 97-N-M2 genome, one interval contains:
- a CDS encoding calcium:proton antiporter translates to MKLKALLHWTIIFPLLAGLFYLFGFLNNTALSNIIGALLLFVSVLAAVHHAEVIAHKVGEPYGTIILAICITILEVGLIISFMLSGSEGSQTYARDTVFAAVMLILNGILGICIWIGSRKYKEQFFITNSATSYLVCLVAILVLTLILPNYTSSARGPYYSEAQLVFISLACLTVYSSFLTFQTVRHRNYFVIESPDETLHEADPPSMENTLLSLAMLIICLATVIFMAKGLSPVIEEFVENIGAPRALVGVIIAAVVLLPEGLAAIRAARNNQIQSSINLGLGSALASVGLTIPAVSAVCIYYDIPFVLGLDMKSIILLALSVFIVMLSLSRGKTNHLYGTVLLVNLAAYIFTVIVP, encoded by the coding sequence ATGAAATTAAAGGCACTCCTTCACTGGACCATCATTTTCCCCTTACTTGCAGGTCTTTTTTACCTGTTCGGTTTTTTAAACAACACGGCACTTAGCAATATAATTGGTGCGCTTCTTTTATTTGTGAGCGTTTTGGCAGCCGTTCATCACGCCGAAGTAATTGCCCATAAAGTGGGCGAACCTTACGGAACGATTATTCTCGCGATCTGCATCACCATTTTGGAGGTGGGTTTAATCATTTCTTTTATGCTTTCCGGCAGCGAAGGATCACAAACGTATGCACGAGATACAGTGTTTGCCGCGGTGATGTTGATTCTTAACGGTATTCTTGGAATCTGTATTTGGATTGGCAGCAGAAAATACAAAGAGCAGTTTTTCATCACCAATTCGGCGACGTCTTATTTGGTGTGCTTGGTGGCCATTTTAGTTTTAACTTTAATTTTACCCAACTACACTTCAAGTGCGCGCGGCCCGTATTATTCCGAAGCGCAGCTCGTGTTTATATCACTGGCCTGTCTCACGGTTTACAGCAGTTTTTTAACCTTTCAAACCGTTCGTCACCGGAATTATTTTGTTATCGAATCGCCGGACGAAACTTTGCACGAGGCAGATCCGCCTTCCATGGAAAATACGTTGCTGAGTCTCGCAATGCTCATCATTTGCCTGGCGACGGTTATTTTTATGGCAAAAGGACTTTCGCCTGTTATTGAAGAGTTTGTAGAAAATATTGGTGCGCCGCGGGCATTAGTTGGCGTGATTATCGCCGCGGTTGTTTTGTTGCCCGAAGGGCTGGCCGCAATTCGTGCTGCCCGTAACAATCAAATTCAGTCTTCCATCAATTTGGGCCTGGGCTCGGCCTTGGCGAGTGTGGGTTTAACGATTCCTGCAGTTTCCGCCGTGTGCATCTATTATGATATACCCTTTGTTTTGGGCCTCGATATGAAATCGATTATTTTATTGGCGCTCTCGGTTTTCATCGTCATGCTTTCTTTGAGCCGCGGCAAGACCAATCATCTTTACGGAACCGTGCTTTTGGTTAATTTGGCCGCGTACATTTTTACCGTAATTGTGCCTTAA
- a CDS encoding group III truncated hemoglobin, with amino-acid sequence MKNLETREDIELLVDKFYEKVATDETIGFFFNDVAKVDWSHHLPKMYSFWETLLLGNVSYKGNPMAVHFPINKKLAMQKAHFAHWVKLWTQTVEENFVGEMAEMAVYKATNIANLMGYKMETAKKLE; translated from the coding sequence ATGAAAAATTTGGAAACACGAGAGGATATTGAATTGCTGGTCGATAAATTTTACGAAAAAGTGGCCACGGATGAAACCATCGGTTTCTTTTTTAATGATGTTGCCAAAGTGGACTGGAGCCACCACCTGCCGAAAATGTATTCCTTTTGGGAAACTTTGCTTCTCGGAAACGTGTCGTACAAAGGGAACCCAATGGCGGTGCATTTTCCCATCAATAAAAAATTGGCGATGCAGAAAGCGCATTTCGCGCATTGGGTAAAGTTGTGGACGCAAACGGTGGAAGAAAATTTTGTCGGAGAAATGGCAGAAATGGCGGTCTACAAAGCCACCAACATCGCCAATCTCATGGGTTATAAAATGGAGACGGCCAAAAAACTGGAATAA
- a CDS encoding ion channel: MAKMKGRFSRLKSREDSGFSSNATGRFVNKNGTPNIRRAGLSHPFEKYSWYHTLLDLPSWKFILFLIFGYILANLGFALIYFSIGIEHLTGIDKSTPLNEFTDVFFFSSQTFTTVGYGRIAPVGFLASMVATFEAFLGLLGFAIATGLFYGRFSRPRAFLKFSRIALIVPFQETTALMFRMAPYKNNLLTDANIVLTCAVEDVEEDGTSKSKFFTLETELSKINTLSLNWTVVHKIDENSPFFDLTEEDFKTLDIEIFAHVRAFDEVFSNTVVQRTSYVSRENEILFAEKFNLMYAPSRDQKTTILNLDLIDSYRPRSL, translated from the coding sequence ATGGCAAAAATGAAGGGCAGATTTTCCCGCCTAAAATCCCGCGAAGACAGTGGCTTCAGTTCTAACGCCACCGGAAGGTTTGTCAACAAAAACGGCACGCCCAACATTCGCCGCGCCGGCCTTTCCCATCCCTTCGAAAAGTACAGCTGGTATCATACTTTGCTCGATTTGCCCTCCTGGAAGTTTATTCTCTTTCTCATTTTCGGCTATATTCTCGCCAATCTCGGTTTTGCTTTAATCTATTTTTCCATAGGCATCGAGCACCTCACCGGAATCGACAAAAGCACGCCGCTTAATGAATTCACCGATGTTTTCTTTTTCAGCTCCCAAACTTTTACCACCGTGGGTTACGGCAGAATTGCGCCCGTTGGTTTTTTAGCCAGCATGGTGGCCACTTTCGAAGCTTTTTTAGGACTACTGGGTTTTGCCATCGCCACGGGTTTGTTTTACGGAAGATTCTCGCGGCCGCGCGCATTTTTGAAATTCAGCAGAATCGCATTAATCGTGCCTTTTCAGGAAACCACAGCCCTGATGTTTCGAATGGCACCGTATAAAAATAACCTCTTAACCGATGCCAACATCGTTTTAACCTGCGCTGTCGAAGATGTGGAGGAAGATGGGACATCGAAAAGCAAATTTTTTACTTTAGAAACGGAACTCAGCAAAATCAACACTTTGTCGCTCAACTGGACCGTTGTACATAAAATTGATGAAAATTCTCCCTTTTTCGATTTGACCGAAGAAGATTTTAAAACCCTGGATATCGAAATTTTTGCTCACGTTCGGGCTTTCGACGAAGTGTTTTCAAATACCGTGGTGCAGCGCACGTCGTATGTTTCCCGGGAAAATGAAATTCTTTTCGCCGAAAAATTCAATCTGATGTACGCGCCCTCCCGGGATCAGAAAACCACCATTTTAAATCTGGATTTAATCGATTCTTATCGTCCCAGAAGTTTATAA
- a CDS encoding YkgJ family cysteine cluster protein yields MNLEYYKEQALQKQKEHKKVLENLKRKPPKDLDYMVQETHDEVFEKIDCLQCANCCKTTGPLFVEKDIERISKHLRMKPAEFESKFLRTDEDQDKVLQDLPCWFLNTDNTCSIYEVRPKACREFPHTDRKKIYQINHLTVKNTLICPAAFEFVEQIKKRLGKR; encoded by the coding sequence ATGAATTTAGAATATTACAAAGAACAGGCACTTCAAAAACAAAAAGAACATAAAAAAGTTCTGGAGAATTTGAAGCGCAAACCGCCAAAAGATCTCGATTACATGGTTCAGGAAACGCATGACGAAGTTTTTGAGAAGATCGATTGCCTGCAATGTGCCAACTGCTGCAAAACAACTGGGCCTTTATTTGTAGAAAAAGATATCGAGCGCATTTCGAAACACCTTCGCATGAAGCCGGCAGAATTTGAAAGCAAGTTCTTACGTACCGACGAAGATCAGGATAAAGTTCTGCAGGATCTTCCGTGTTGGTTTTTAAATACAGACAACACGTGTTCAATTTACGAAGTTCGGCCCAAAGCCTGCCGCGAATTTCCGCATACCGACCGAAAAAAGATTTATCAGATCAATCATCTAACCGTGAAAAACACGCTCATTTGTCCTGCCGCATTTGAGTTCGTGGAGCAAATAAAAAAGCGCCTCGGGAAGCGCTAA
- the gdhA gene encoding NADP-specific glutamate dehydrogenase: MEHYNVEQKIQEFISKIEAKNPNEPEFLQAVKEVAVTVIPFIATRPEYNGMKLLERMAEPERTIIFRIPWVDDSGEIQVNRGFRIQMNSAIGPYKGGIRFHPTVNLSVLKFLAFEQTFKNSLTTLPMGGGKGGADFDPQGKSDMEVMRFCQAFMTELCKYIGPETDVPAGDIGVGAREIGYLFGQYKKIRNEFTGVLTGKGLAYGGSLIRPEATGYGVVYFAEQMLKTIGENFKGKTVTVSGFGNVAWGVVKKVEELGGKVVTISGPDGYIYDKDGISGEKIHALLELRSSGNNRAEDYIKKYPEAEFHAGKRPWDVKCDVAIPAATQNELFLEDAQKLVENGVICVCEAANMPSTLEAINYFLDSKVLFSPGKASNAGGVATSGLEMTQNSIRLNWSSEEVDARLKEIMIGIHQACRDYGKEENGYVNYVKGANIAGFVKVAEAMLAQGVV, encoded by the coding sequence ATGGAACACTATAACGTCGAGCAAAAAATTCAGGAGTTTATTTCTAAAATTGAAGCTAAAAATCCAAACGAACCTGAATTTCTACAGGCTGTAAAGGAAGTTGCGGTAACTGTAATTCCCTTTATTGCTACCCGTCCGGAATATAATGGCATGAAGCTTTTGGAAAGAATGGCCGAGCCCGAAAGAACAATTATTTTCCGTATTCCATGGGTTGACGACAGTGGCGAAATTCAGGTAAACCGAGGTTTTAGAATTCAAATGAACTCGGCGATCGGTCCTTATAAAGGTGGCATCCGCTTCCATCCCACCGTTAATTTATCAGTACTTAAATTTCTGGCGTTCGAGCAGACTTTCAAAAACTCTTTAACTACGTTGCCTATGGGTGGCGGAAAAGGAGGTGCAGATTTTGATCCGCAGGGTAAATCGGATATGGAGGTGATGCGTTTCTGCCAGGCGTTCATGACTGAATTATGCAAATATATCGGACCTGAAACCGATGTTCCGGCGGGAGATATTGGAGTTGGAGCGAGAGAGATCGGCTATTTATTTGGGCAGTACAAAAAGATCAGAAACGAATTTACAGGCGTTCTTACCGGAAAAGGTTTAGCCTATGGCGGTTCTCTTATCCGTCCGGAAGCGACCGGTTACGGCGTGGTTTATTTTGCAGAACAAATGTTGAAAACCATCGGCGAAAATTTCAAAGGAAAAACTGTTACCGTTTCGGGCTTTGGTAATGTTGCGTGGGGTGTAGTGAAAAAAGTGGAAGAACTGGGCGGAAAGGTGGTTACGATCTCCGGTCCAGACGGTTATATTTATGATAAAGACGGAATTAGCGGGGAGAAAATTCACGCTTTACTGGAACTTCGTTCCTCAGGCAATAACAGAGCAGAAGATTATATTAAAAAATATCCGGAAGCAGAATTCCACGCCGGAAAAAGACCGTGGGATGTGAAATGTGATGTGGCGATTCCTGCCGCAACGCAAAATGAGCTCTTCCTCGAAGACGCGCAGAAATTGGTTGAAAACGGCGTAATCTGTGTGTGCGAAGCCGCGAACATGCCTTCAACCTTAGAAGCCATTAATTATTTCCTCGACAGCAAAGTTCTTTTCTCTCCGGGGAAAGCGTCCAATGCTGGTGGGGTTGCGACTTCAGGTTTGGAAATGACGCAAAATTCCATCCGCTTAAACTGGTCTTCTGAAGAAGTGGACGCACGGCTAAAAGAAATTATGATCGGAATTCACCAAGCCTGTAGAGATTATGGCAAAGAGGAAAACGGCTATGTAAATTATGTGAAAGGAGCAAATATCGCCGGCTTCGTGAAAGTAGCAGAAGCCATGTTGGCGCAAGGTGTAGTATAA
- the dprA gene encoding DNA-processing protein DprA, whose product MFSEETLYSVALRHCPLIGDIVFRKLIGEVGSAKEVWELSKSGLKNIYGIGKKISLEIGNPAHLEFAEKELKFCEKNNIKINLRHQNDLPLLLHECEDAPAVLYQKGDYDPSLKPLSLVGTRNITSYGKHFIHDFLGELKSKNAVTVSGLALGVDTEVHQVSLENNIPTVAVLAHGFHTLYPSKNRKLAEKIVEEGGVLFSEFNSSQKPDRENFIQRNRVIAGLSPATIVVETAFGGGSISTATFALNYNREVYALPGKITDKYSQGCNHLIFQNKAGIISTATSLVKQLGLANEGEKMGELFPSSEIRLQLSENQQNIFRAIDRSTPISLDELSEKIDIPAYKILPDLLQLEISGFIKALSGRQYLAV is encoded by the coding sequence ATGTTCTCCGAGGAAACACTTTATTCCGTTGCTCTTCGACATTGCCCGCTCATCGGCGATATTGTATTCCGTAAGCTCATCGGCGAAGTAGGATCTGCCAAAGAAGTCTGGGAACTTTCCAAATCCGGTTTAAAGAATATTTACGGCATCGGGAAAAAAATTTCTTTGGAAATCGGCAATCCTGCGCATCTCGAATTCGCAGAAAAAGAACTGAAATTCTGTGAGAAAAATAACATCAAAATCAACCTCCGCCATCAAAACGACCTTCCGCTTTTGCTTCATGAATGCGAAGACGCGCCTGCCGTTCTGTACCAAAAAGGAGATTATGATCCGTCTCTGAAACCGCTGAGTTTGGTTGGCACCCGTAACATCACTTCCTACGGCAAGCATTTTATACATGATTTCCTGGGAGAACTCAAATCAAAAAATGCGGTAACGGTAAGTGGTTTGGCGCTAGGGGTAGATACAGAAGTTCACCAGGTTTCGCTAGAAAATAATATTCCCACTGTCGCCGTTTTAGCGCACGGTTTTCACACACTTTACCCATCGAAAAACAGAAAACTGGCAGAGAAAATTGTGGAAGAAGGCGGCGTTCTTTTTTCTGAATTCAATTCCTCTCAAAAGCCTGACCGCGAAAATTTTATTCAACGAAACCGCGTTATTGCAGGATTGTCTCCCGCGACAATTGTGGTAGAAACTGCTTTCGGCGGCGGCTCCATTAGTACGGCCACCTTTGCCTTAAATTATAACCGCGAAGTCTATGCCCTGCCCGGAAAAATTACCGATAAATACAGCCAGGGCTGCAATCACCTCATCTTCCAAAACAAAGCAGGGATTATTTCCACCGCTACCTCCCTGGTAAAACAGCTCGGACTGGCGAATGAAGGCGAGAAGATGGGCGAACTGTTTCCGTCTTCTGAAATACGCCTTCAACTTTCGGAGAATCAGCAAAATATCTTCCGCGCCATCGATAGATCGACGCCCATTTCTTTGGACGAGCTCTCGGAGAAAATTGACATCCCAGCCTACAAAATTTTACCGGATTTACTTCAACTTGAAATTTCGGGTTTCATCAAAGCACTTTCGGGCAGGCAATACCTCGCAGTTTAG
- a CDS encoding rhomboid family intramembrane serine protease has product MLKETLNYKAVLYASLMVAAMWVGFLLQNLGWFDGCSGAIIPLNPYGLKGIFFSPFLHGSLEHIFGNSVPIFVLIFLLIQFYPFIAKKVFFLGWFVTALLVWLLPPVDIFTGEVDQVCIIGASGIVYTLAFFLFFSGVFRWNMKLLTVSLVVALYYGSLIWGVMPEELFSRLEVPSRISWQSHLSGAIVGMMMAFMFRKSGEKNVRFIWEYPNYYSEKDDKLWQDYKENHPDDFLDLPYKKKDDIWDHLDEIRKK; this is encoded by the coding sequence ATGTTGAAAGAAACCCTTAATTACAAAGCTGTTTTGTACGCTTCGCTGATGGTAGCCGCAATGTGGGTGGGTTTTCTGCTTCAAAATTTAGGTTGGTTCGATGGCTGCAGTGGCGCAATTATTCCGCTGAATCCTTACGGCCTGAAAGGAATTTTTTTCTCCCCTTTTTTACATGGAAGCCTGGAGCACATTTTTGGCAATTCGGTTCCGATTTTCGTTCTCATCTTCCTGCTGATTCAGTTTTATCCCTTTATCGCCAAAAAAGTATTTTTTTTAGGTTGGTTTGTTACGGCACTTTTGGTTTGGCTGCTACCGCCGGTAGATATTTTCACGGGAGAAGTCGATCAGGTCTGCATAATCGGCGCCAGTGGAATCGTGTATACTTTAGCATTTTTCCTCTTTTTCAGCGGTGTTTTTCGGTGGAATATGAAATTGCTCACCGTTTCGCTGGTTGTCGCACTTTATTATGGAAGTTTAATTTGGGGCGTGATGCCCGAAGAACTCTTCTCCCGTCTCGAGGTTCCGAGCAGAATCTCTTGGCAGTCGCATCTTTCGGGTGCTATTGTTGGGATGATGATGGCGTTCATGTTTCGAAAAAGCGGTGAGAAAAATGTGCGTTTCATTTGGGAATATCCTAATTATTACAGCGAAAAGGACGATAAACTGTGGCAGGATTACAAGGAAAATCACCCCGACGACTTTCTGGATCTTCCGTACAAAAAGAAAGATGACATTTGGGATCATTTGGATGAAATTCGGAAAAAATAA
- a CDS encoding DUF3078 domain-containing protein, whose protein sequence is MKKVLFVISFLSIWSALLAQEDRPVLKEIDSISQHRWDLMALDLDSLADPKLVQFDMHFKDTIVIRDKVVISNITEEIPVTPYNIMKMTGPIKWFYYGQNNFVFNQSSFSNWNSGGNNNIGIIGKIRYNLSYKKDKHFLDNNLKLGYGFVASQGEASRKTEDYIDLMTNYGYDIGKNFYLSTGFQFLSQFSAGYNYTETPDPAFKDRISRFMAPGYLNAGLGISYNPNENFQVIFRPLNGKFTFVTDPFLQKAGKYGLEKDGQSVRSELGALVNILYRLKIYKDINFVNQVNFFSNYIFHPERVDIAYNGTLNIRFNKFISTVVSLDLLYDHDQIKKLQMKQTLGVGFSYNLGFENKEKNKKLIKPFVVD, encoded by the coding sequence ATGAAAAAGGTTTTGTTTGTTATTTCTTTTCTGAGTATTTGGTCTGCTCTTCTGGCGCAAGAAGACCGACCTGTTTTAAAGGAGATCGATTCGATATCCCAACACCGATGGGATTTGATGGCACTCGATTTAGACAGTCTTGCGGATCCTAAACTGGTACAGTTCGACATGCATTTTAAAGACACGATTGTCATTCGCGACAAAGTGGTGATTTCCAACATTACCGAGGAGATTCCCGTGACGCCTTATAATATCATGAAAATGACAGGACCCATCAAGTGGTTTTATTACGGCCAAAACAATTTTGTGTTTAACCAGTCTTCTTTTTCGAACTGGAATTCGGGCGGGAACAACAATATCGGAATCATCGGTAAAATAAGATACAATTTAAGTTATAAAAAAGACAAGCATTTTCTGGACAATAACCTTAAACTCGGATATGGTTTTGTGGCTTCGCAGGGCGAAGCTTCGCGAAAGACAGAGGATTATATCGATTTGATGACGAACTATGGATACGATATCGGGAAGAATTTTTATCTCTCCACCGGTTTTCAATTTCTTTCCCAGTTCTCCGCCGGATATAATTATACCGAAACGCCGGATCCTGCTTTTAAGGACCGCATTTCGAGATTTATGGCGCCGGGCTATTTAAATGCCGGTCTGGGTATTTCCTATAACCCCAATGAAAATTTTCAGGTTATTTTCCGCCCTCTGAATGGTAAGTTTACGTTTGTTACCGATCCTTTTCTCCAAAAAGCGGGAAAATACGGTTTGGAAAAAGACGGCCAAAGCGTACGTTCGGAATTAGGAGCCTTGGTGAATATCCTCTACCGACTCAAGATTTACAAAGACATTAATTTTGTGAATCAGGTTAATTTTTTCAGCAATTATATTTTCCATCCGGAAAGAGTGGATATTGCCTATAATGGGACTTTAAATATTAGATTCAACAAGTTTATATCGACGGTGGTGAGTTTGGATCTGCTTTATGATCACGATCAAATTAAAAAGCTCCAGATGAAACAAACCCTCGGAGTCGGATTTTCCTATAATCTCGGCTTTGAAAATAAAGAGAAGAACAAGAAATTAATCAAACCTTTTGTCGTTGATTGA
- a CDS encoding YifB family Mg chelatase-like AAA ATPase — MLVKVYGSAIYGVSAQTITIEVNIDTSGVGYHLVGLPDNAIKESSYRISAALKNVGFKIPGKKITINMAPADLRKEGSAYDLSIALGILAASDQIKAEHLAEYIIMGELSLDGGLLPIKGVLPIAIKAREEGFKGIILPKQNIREAAIVDQLEVYGIENIKEVIDFFNSDIPLERTMLDTRKEFQDKINFFPFDFSEVKGQETAKRAMEVAAAGGHNIILIGPPGSGKTMLAKRVPSILPPLTLKEALETTKIHSVAGKIGTESSLMTVRPFRSPHHTISDVALVGGGSYPQPGEISLAHNGVLFLDEMPEFKRTVLEVMRQPLEDREVTISRAKFTVNYPASFMLVASMNPSPSGYFPDDPNNTSSQFEMQRYMNKLSGPLLDRIDIHIEVQKVEFDQLSDKRKGEQSDEIRNRVLKAREIQTERYRESDIHYNAQMGPKEIEKFCDLDEASKNLIKVAMEKLNLSARAYDRILKVARTIADLELTENLNSGHIAEAIQYRSLDREFWNV; from the coding sequence ATGCTGGTGAAAGTTTATGGAAGTGCCATTTATGGCGTTTCTGCGCAAACGATTACGATTGAGGTTAACATTGATACTTCCGGCGTTGGCTATCACCTGGTTGGCCTTCCCGACAATGCCATCAAGGAAAGCAGCTACCGGATTTCCGCGGCGCTGAAAAATGTCGGTTTCAAAATTCCCGGCAAAAAAATTACGATTAACATGGCGCCCGCCGATTTGCGCAAAGAAGGTTCTGCCTACGATCTTAGTATCGCCTTAGGAATCCTCGCGGCTTCCGATCAAATTAAAGCTGAGCATTTAGCAGAATATATCATTATGGGCGAACTTTCCCTGGACGGCGGTTTATTGCCTATTAAAGGGGTTTTACCCATTGCCATCAAAGCGCGCGAAGAAGGTTTCAAAGGAATTATTTTACCGAAACAAAATATTCGAGAAGCCGCAATTGTCGATCAGCTCGAAGTGTACGGCATCGAAAATATAAAAGAAGTCATCGATTTTTTTAATTCAGATATTCCGCTGGAACGGACGATGCTCGATACTCGCAAAGAATTTCAGGATAAGATTAATTTTTTTCCTTTTGATTTTTCTGAGGTCAAAGGCCAGGAAACCGCCAAACGCGCCATGGAAGTTGCCGCGGCAGGCGGACACAACATTATTTTGATCGGGCCGCCAGGAAGCGGCAAAACCATGCTTGCAAAACGGGTCCCAAGCATTTTGCCACCCCTGACTTTGAAAGAAGCCCTGGAAACCACAAAAATCCATTCCGTGGCGGGAAAAATCGGCACCGAAAGTTCGCTCATGACCGTTCGTCCTTTTCGCAGCCCGCACCACACCATTTCTGATGTGGCCCTGGTTGGCGGTGGCAGCTATCCGCAACCGGGAGAAATCTCCCTGGCTCATAACGGCGTTTTGTTTTTAGACGAAATGCCGGAGTTTAAAAGAACCGTGCTCGAAGTGATGCGCCAACCTTTGGAGGACCGCGAGGTAACTATTTCGCGCGCAAAATTCACGGTGAATTATCCGGCGAGCTTCATGCTGGTGGCGAGCATGAATCCCAGCCCGAGCGGTTATTTTCCGGATGATCCGAACAACACGTCTTCCCAGTTTGAAATGCAGCGGTACATGAACAAACTTTCCGGGCCGCTTCTGGACCGCATCGACATTCACATTGAAGTTCAAAAAGTAGAATTCGACCAGCTTTCAGACAAAAGAAAAGGCGAGCAAAGCGATGAGATCCGAAACCGGGTGTTGAAGGCAAGAGAAATTCAAACAGAACGATACAGAGAATCTGACATTCACTACAATGCGCAGATGGGGCCAAAAGAAATTGAAAAGTTTTGCGACCTCGATGAAGCCTCGAAAAATTTAATCAAAGTCGCTATGGAAAAACTCAACCTTTCCGCCCGGGCTTACGACCGGATTTTGAAAGTAGCGCGCACGATCGCGGACCTGGAACTCACGGAAAACCTAAACTCCGGCCACATCGCAGAAGCCATTCAGTACCGAAGTCTGGACCGGGAATTTTGGAACGTCTAA
- a CDS encoding folylpolyglutamate synthase/dihydrofolate synthase family protein, producing the protein MTPQQYQDALDWLFQQLPNYQMVGKTAYKPGLENITQLCEFFGNPQEKIKTIHIGGTNGKGSTSNMLASVLQEAGYKTGLYNSPHLIDFTERIKINGENCDKEFVFEFIQKLKKLPPEITPSFFEFTTVMAFDYFFRKKVDYAIIEVGLGGRLDSTNIITPLVSAITNVALDHQEILGETIEKIALEKAGIIKQNISVISGAENLTVKNIIKAKAAEQKAEFIDATKIETDLQSDLRGNYQQKNIKVTLALISSLKDLGLEISETNIKNGLLNVQNNTNFIGRWYEFSKDPLTICDTAHNQAGLEEVFSQLNAIPKFKHIILGFVTDKKIEEVLQILPADSTFYFAKPAINRGRHPQDYEDLLKKSKINYKIFDKVHDAYVSAKQNVKKEEMIFIGGSNFVVGEFLKNNLEK; encoded by the coding sequence ATGACACCTCAGCAATATCAGGACGCGCTCGACTGGCTTTTTCAGCAACTGCCGAATTATCAAATGGTGGGCAAAACCGCATACAAACCCGGCCTGGAAAACATTACGCAACTCTGCGAATTTTTCGGCAATCCGCAGGAAAAAATAAAAACCATTCACATCGGCGGAACCAATGGCAAAGGTTCGACGAGCAATATGCTCGCTTCTGTGCTGCAAGAAGCCGGCTACAAAACCGGTCTCTATAATTCACCGCACCTCATCGATTTTACAGAAAGAATTAAAATCAACGGCGAAAATTGTGATAAAGAATTCGTCTTTGAATTCATTCAAAAACTAAAAAAACTTCCGCCAGAAATCACGCCTTCCTTTTTCGAATTCACGACCGTGATGGCTTTCGACTATTTTTTCCGCAAAAAAGTAGATTATGCGATCATTGAAGTTGGCTTGGGCGGAAGATTAGATTCCACCAATATTATTACTCCCTTGGTTTCCGCTATTACAAACGTCGCGCTGGATCATCAGGAGATTCTGGGAGAAACGATCGAAAAGATCGCGTTGGAAAAAGCCGGAATCATCAAACAAAACATTTCGGTGATTTCCGGCGCAGAAAATTTAACGGTGAAAAACATCATCAAAGCAAAAGCCGCAGAACAAAAGGCTGAATTCATCGATGCAACAAAAATCGAAACCGATTTACAATCTGATCTGCGGGGAAATTATCAGCAGAAAAATATTAAAGTAACGTTGGCTTTAATCAGTTCATTAAAAGATCTCGGTTTGGAAATTTCTGAAACGAACATTAAGAACGGTCTGTTAAACGTCCAAAACAACACCAATTTCATCGGCCGCTGGTACGAATTTTCGAAAGATCCATTAACAATTTGCGATACGGCGCACAATCAGGCGGGTTTGGAAGAGGTTTTTTCGCAGCTTAACGCCATACCAAAATTCAAACATATTATTTTGGGCTTCGTAACGGACAAGAAAATCGAGGAGGTTTTACAGATTCTTCCGGCCGACTCCACTTTCTATTTTGCCAAACCAGCCATCAATCGCGGTCGGCATCCGCAGGATTATGAAGATTTGCTGAAAAAATCGAAAATTAATTATAAAATTTTTGATAAGGTTCACGACGCCTATGTTTCTGCAAAACAGAATGTTAAAAAAGAAGAAATGATTTTTATCGGCGGAAGCAACTTTGTAGTAGGAGAATTTTTAAAAAATAATTTGGAGAAATAA